The genomic DNA CCTTATCTCCACCgtacctgctgcagctgtcCGAGGAAGTTGCTTAGAAAAATCCCTGGCTGTGACTCTCGGCTCATCTAATCTTCCGAGCACACAGACAGGACAAAACcgaatgcttttgttttctttcccctgcttgCCGAGATTGAAATCCCTGCACAGggttgggttgttggtttttttttttttagagccATTTCTTCACATACTCCTTTCtctgctgggaaggcagcaagaggtgacaccccccacccacccccccgccccgggagcCACCAGCCCGGCGCTGCAGCCAGCGGGGTTGGGCTGCCGGTGTCCCCCGCTAGCTCCGAGCTTGCCCCTAACCCCGGACTTCGGGGGGGCTGCGTCGCCAGAGCCCAGCCCAGGAAAATCAGGGCGGTGGGAGACCCCTGGCACAGGAACGATTGGAAACGTACCCAGCCGCCACCATTACCCGGGCCTCTCGGCCAAGCAACGGGACGGAGTGGGTTTTCTCGGGGGTGGCGGGCCCGAATCCTGCCGGGCCCGGGCTTGGCgtggggggaggcggcgggcgcggTGCCCTCCTaccccctcgccccccccccccaaggcccggcccccgcctcccctggcccggcccggcccggcccgctcccgGCCCGCAGGGGCGGCAGCCGAGCCCAGCCCACCTTTAgagccggcggcggcggcgaggtAGGGCCGGGCCGACGGGGCGGTGCCCGCCGCCGTAACCAATGGCTCGGCCCGGCTGTTTAAATAGACTCGTCCTGTCAATCATTTTCTTCTTCGTCAGCCTCCCTTCAATCGCCATATTGGGCAACCGAGAAAAGGGCTCGTCTCCCCTTGTTTTTTTCCGTCTCGCTTTTACTACGCGGCGGCGGTGCGAGCGGCGGGGGCATCGCCGGCACCGGCGGGGCAGCGCGGAGCCGGGGCCGCGGAGGGCAGCGCCGCTCCCGCCTGCGCGCTCCCCCCGCGCAGCGCTCCTCCACCCGCCCGGGctccgcggcggcggcggcggctctgGGGCTCATCCCCGGGCCGTCGCTTATGCAAGGGCTGCTCCTCGCCCCTTCGCCGCGGGCCGAGGGCGAGCGGGGCCGGAGAGCGGGGCAGCGCGGCGCAGAGCCGCCGAGAGATAAATAAAAGGcggaggggaggaggagaaggaggaggcggcggcggcggcccgggggggggggagaacaGCGAGCAAAACAACCGTCGCCAGAAGAAAGAGGGTGGGGGGAGATGTCAAACGTCCGAATTTCTAATGGGAGCCCTACCCTGGAGCGCATGGAAGCCAGGCAGTCGGAGTACCCGAAGCCGTCAGCTTGCAGGAACCTCTTCGGGCCGGTGAATCATGAAGAGTTAAACAGGGACTTGAAGAAGCACCGCCAGGAGATGGAGGAGGCATGCCAGAGGAAGTGGAATTTCGATTTCCAGAATCACAAGCCACTGGAAGGCAGGTACGAGTGGCAAGCCGTGGAGAAGGGGAGCTCGCCCGACTTCTACTTCAGACCCCCCAGGCTACTGAAAACTGTCTGCAAGTCTGCCGGCCGCCAGAGCTTGGATGTAAACGGGAATTGCCAAACCGTGGTTTTTGTCGGTTCTCAGGGAATCTCAGAGGACACTCACTGTGTAGATCAAAAGactgatgtttctgaaaatcagacGGACTTTGCAGAGCAGTGCATTGGGCAGAGGAAAAGACCTGCCACCGATGGTAACGTACTCTCGCGAAAGCGGCAGCGCTGCTCCCCGCCGGTGGCCGCGCCGGGGCTCTCGGGCCCCCTCCCCCGTGCCGCTGCCTGGCCTGGCTGCGGTGGGCTGTGCCCCACGGGGCACCGGCGCGGTGTGTtaccttccctttcccccccgcCTCCTTTCGCGTAAAAAAGCCCAGGTGCTGTTTGCGGTCCCGGGGCAGTCGCGTTATGGCAGCCGGTAGATGATTTGCCAAGGAGAAGCCCCTCGGCGCGGCGCACCCGCTggtccccccgccgccccgctgcgGGGACCCGGCCCGCTGCCCGGGCGGGAGGAGGTTAGAGCGCTCACGCCAAGCAGAGGACGGACAGGGACTGTAGCGCAAAACAGCAAACTTGCATCTCTCAGCTAGGGAGAagcccacctcccctccccctgctcgCTCTCACGTAGCTCATAGCTGACATGGGGATCGGGAATATTTCCCTCGGTCCCATCtaaccaccacccccccacccccccccgtgGATGCCGAGCAAACATCTGGAAGGAAAATACTTCAATATCACCCACCCCCTCCCATGTTCTTAATTTTCCCCTCCTAGATTCCTGTCCTCAAAATAAAAGAGCCAACACAACAGAAGAAGAGGTTTCAGAAGACTCCCCCAGTGCCAGTTCAGTGGAGCAAACACCCAAGAAATCAAGCCCGAGAAGACATCAAACGTAAAGCGTTTAGGTAGGTTCCCTATAGGCGCTGGCATTAGGATGCAAATGAGAGAGAAAGGGTGACCGAGCGGGTATCCCGCTcctgcggggggcggggggcgggggggcttcGGGCCCTCTGGGGTCGCTGCGGGGCCTTTTCTGTGAGGAAGGGTCCTTTCCTCAGCCGCTGAGGGCTGGGGGTGTGTtggaggctgggggtgggtcCCATAGGGCTTGGAGAGAACAAAACAAGGGCCGCAGCGCAGCGCTGGGCTCCGCGGCATCGCCCGGGCCGGGGTCGGGGCTGTGGCCGGGGTCCCGGCCGCGGTGGGACCGAGCCTGCCgcagcccttccctccctcGGGGGGCCGGCcgggaggcagggaaggaccTTTCCCAAGGACCGTGCGGGTGGAGGGACGGAGTTTGAAAGCCGGCTGGTGCATGATGTCAGATGGCGAGGGGTTTCGGGGggcttcctttcctctctggcgtcccccccgccccgattTGCTTTTTCACCTACCATGTCAGCGTTGCGGTCGCACGTCGCGGCGACCTCCCGCCCCGGGAGAGATAAGCCAAGGAGCTGGGTCTGAGGGGAGCCCGGGcgctttctttaaaaactcgAGCTAGGcagggttgcttttttttttttttttttttttttttttttcccccctcttcttttcccggttgttttggtgttgttttaGACACGGGCAAAGGGAAGAGAGCGGGTTAATGGGAGCATGGGAGATGCGTtgtgcgcttttttttttttttcccccccccccccccccccgcccttgttgttgttttgttttaaggcGAGGGCTGGGGCGGAGGGAGTTGGTAAATTGCGCCGGCGGTTTCGGAGCCGAGGTTAGGAGCGAGGTTTACAAACACGATTTGCGATTGTGCAGAAAGAGATTAAGCTGTAAAGCAGAAGTTGCAACAAATTAGTCCCGCTGGCGTGCGCCGTGGCGGAGCGCGGCAGCGTGCGCGGCCGTGCAAAtgccgctgctgccgcccgccgggggggggggaggggcgggccGAGCCCCGCGCCCGAGGGGAGGGGTCCCGCCGGCCGCCGTTTCCCCGCCGGGGGGTGCCGAGGGCGGCtggcggggcggccccgggcgtgcgggggagcgcgggggagcgcgggggccccgcccgccccggggaTGCGGTGTCGGTTTGAACCGGTTATGCCGTGGATCGCGTTTCGACGTTTTCTAATCGTCTTCTCCCTCCCCGTTGCAGAGCGGAGGATGTTGCGTGTCCTCGTTCATCGGGTGCGGCGGGGGGCGATGAAGCGAGGAAGATGTAAAGTTGTAGTGGCAACGAGAATACATACCGCCGGCCTCCGTGGGATGGAGGTCCTGTAcaagcactgaaaaaacagcagcagcaaaacaacaacaacaaaaacaataaCACTAAAATTTTTAGGCACTCTTAAAAGACCTGCCTCTAAAAGCATTGGATGTAGCATTGTGCAATTAGGTGTTTCCTTATTTGCTTCATTGTACTACCTGTGTATATAGTTTACCTTATGTAGCACATAAACCTTGttgggaggggggagggagtgAAAGAGGGTGACCGATTGGAACTTGCTTTCACAATCTAGCAAGCAAAGAAATGTATGAAGAGAAGCAGTGTAggttttttattacttaaagATGTATTGTCCCTTTAAGTGGGTCCACCgtgttttttctcccccccaccccccttttttttaaatataccaTCGTGCTaaccctgctcagagcagattATTATAGGCCGCTTGTGAAATTTCTTCCTCCTGCGTTAAGGTGGGAGCTGCGATGATTCCGTTATGCAGTAGCAAAAGTCGTGTCTCCCGACCTCAAATCCATACAGCAGGTCTGAATGCCTGTAAAAGTTGTGTAAAATCATCCAGTTGTTAACATTGCCTGATTTCCTTGGGGGGCGTTGTGTggttcttttattattttttttcttttaacctaaTCTGGAGGGCTTTTGCTCTGAATCTTGAGTATTGTTTTCTGATCTGACCCACTTCCCAAAGTGTGTGTGAGGGAAAAGGGATACTACATCTTTAAACAGTATTTCTACATTGCCTGTGTACctgtatgtaaaaataaaaaaaagaagtttgaagTGTACCTGTGTACATAACTCTGTAAAGACACTGAGAAATTATACTAActtatttatgttaaaagattttttttttaatctagaagACAATATTTTCCCCCATAAAGCCAAAGTGGCATGTTCTTGTGCATTTGTAAATGCTCTATTTGGTAGACattttagggggttttttttgtttgggttttttttgttgggtttttttttttccttttcctgataATTAATATGGCTGTGCTTAAAAGATTGCAGACTGAGccaatttaatatttttttttttttttgtaatgtgtgggggaaaaaaaatccagattgATATTGTTTCACATCAAGCAATCAATAAAGAAAACTGCCATATGTAAGAAATATGTTCTTCATTAGTGTGTGTTTCAACCTCCCTCAGCCTGGCACTGGAGGAAATAGGGCTCCTTCAAGAAACAACAGCAAGTTTCCTCCGGGTATCTCTTCCTGTGTCTCCAGCGTAGGTGAAAGTAAGGAATGCAGCTTGCTGGCCCTGCCCTTAGTGCCACACTGGCTTTTCTTCACCCAAAGGCTTGTCAAGCTCTGGAACCCGCTGCCCAGGCAGCGGttgagtcactgtccctggaggtatttgaaagacgtgtagatgtggcgcttagggacacaatttagtggtggacttggcagtgctgggttaacggttggactcgatcatcttaaaggtcttttccaacttaaacgACTCTATGATTCTGCCCTGTGAAAATTTGGAATAATGTGCCCTCTTAATGCAAAAGAGTGGAATTTCCTCTGTCAGTTTTTTTTGAAATA from Falco rusticolus isolate bFalRus1 chromosome 5, bFalRus1.pri, whole genome shotgun sequence includes the following:
- the CDKN1B gene encoding cyclin-dependent kinase inhibitor 1B; protein product: MSNVRISNGSPTLERMEARQSEYPKPSACRNLFGPVNHEELNRDLKKHRQEMEEACQRKWNFDFQNHKPLEGRYEWQAVEKGSSPDFYFRPPRLLKTVCKSAGRQSLDVNGNCQTVVFVGSQGISEDTHCVDQKTDVSENQTDFAEQCIGQRKRPATDDSCPQNKRANTTEEEVSEDSPSASSVEQTPKKSSPRRHQT